The window AGCTGGCGGCCGAGTACCGCGACCAGGAGGCCAAGCTGCGGGCCAAGCTCGAGAAGATCGAGTCTGGCTGGCAGACGCAACAGAGCGCCGACAAGCCCGTCGTCTCGGCAGAGGACATCGCGCACGTGGTGGCGATGTGGACGGGCATCCCGGTGATGCGGATCGCCGAGGAGGAGGGCGCGCGGCTGCTCAAGATGGAAGAGGCCCTGCACCAGCGGGTCAAGGGCCAGGACGAGGCGATCACGATGGTCGCGAAGGCCGTGCGGCGTGCCCGCGCAGGCCTGAAGGATCCTCGTCGCCCCATCGGCTCCTTCATCTTCCTCGGCCCCACGGGCGTCGGCAAGACGGAGCTGGTCCGGACGCTCGCCGAGTTCATGTTCGGCAGCGAAGAGGCGATGATCAAGATCGACATGTCCGAGTTCATGGAGCGGCACTCCGTGGCTCGCCTTGTCGGGGCGCCTCCAGGGTACATCGGGTACGAAGAGGGTGGTCAGCTGACCGAGGCCGTGCGGCGCAAGTCGTACTCGGTGGTCCTGCTGGACGAGATCGAGAAGGCCCACCCTGAGGTCTTCAACATCCTGCTCCAGATCATGGACGACGGCCGCCTGACGGACGCCAAGGGTCGGAAGGTCGACTTCCGGAACACCATCATCATCATGACCTCGAACGTCGGCGCGGAGCTGATCCGGCGCGAAAGCGTGCTCGGGTTCAACACCCCGAAGGATCTGCTCAAGGACGCGCAGGGCGCCTACGAGCGCATGAAGGAGAAGGTGCTCACGGAGATGCGGAAGCTGTTCCGCCCCGAGTTCCTGAACCGTATCGACTCCACGATCGTGTTCAGCGCGCTCCAGGCCGAGCAGATTCGCCAGATCATCGATCTGCTCCTGAACCGGGTCCAGACCCAGCTGACCGAGCAGCGGATGACGCTCGAAGTCACCGAGGGCGCCAAGGAGGTCCTGATGACGAAGGGCTTCGACCAGATCTACGGCGCACGCCCGATGCGCCGCGCGATCATGACGGCCATCGAGGACCCGTTGGCCGAAGGGCTGCTGCACGGCAAGTTCCAGCCGGGCGACTTCGTCATCGCGGATGCCCGCGACGGCGAGATCGTGCTGGAGGTCAAGGAGCGGGCCGAGCCGGAGCCAGAGCCGGAGCCGGCCGCAACCGCCTGAGTCGGCAGGCTATCTCACGTAGGTAGACGGGGGCGGGCCGCGAGGCTCGCCCCCTTTGCTTTGTGGCAGAGAGGCCCACAGGCCCAGGCCTGGGAGGCCCTCACCCCCCGGCCCCCTCTCCCTGTGCGCGGGAGAGGGGGAGAAACGAAACTCTCGTGCGTCTCCCCCTCTCCCGCGCACAGGGAGAGGGGGCCGGGGGGTGAGGGCCTCCCCAGGAGAACCAATGGCAAAGGCACGGACCGAGTACGTCTGCAAGGCCTGCGGCGCGAAGGCCGTGCGCTGGAGCGGGCGCTGCGCCGAGTGCGAGGGCTGGAACACGCTCGAAGAGCGGGTGGTGAGGACGGTGGCCCCGGCCGCGACGGCTGTCCGCCCGCGCGCCGCCGCGAGTCCTGGTGCGCCGGGGGGCAGCACCCGGCCGCTGCGCCTCCACGAGATCGACGTGGCCGACTTCGACCGGCTGGCCGTCGGCATCGACGAGTTCGGGCGGGTGCTCGGCGGCGGCATCGTGCCGGGATCGCTGGTGCTGATCGGCGGGGATCCCGGCGTCGGGAAGAGCACCCTGCTGGCCCAGGTCTGCAACGCCGTGGCCGAGCGGAACGGCCCGGTCCTCTACATCTCCGGCGAGGAGTCGCTGGCGCAGATCGGGCTGCGGGCGCGGCGGCTCGGGCTGGCCGCGAACGACTTGCTGTTCGTCAGCGAGACGGACCTGGGCACGATCCTGGAGACCATCGAGAACGCCCAGGCGTCGATGGTGGTGGTGGACTCGATCCAGAGCATCCACAGCGCGGACGTGGAGTCCTCCCCGGGCAGCGTCAGCCAGCTTCGGGAGTGCACGCTGCGGCTGATGCAGCTTGCCAAAGGCAGCGGCGTCAGCGTCTTCCTGATCGGCCACGTCACCAAGGAAGGTGCGCTGGCCGGCCCGAAGATGCTGGAGCACATGGTCGACACGGTCCTCTACCTGGAGGGGGAGCGCTACCACGCCTACCGGCTGCTCCGGGGCACCAAGAACCGCTTCGGGCCGACGCACGAGGTCGGGGTGTTCGAGATGCGCGGCGAGGGGATGGTCGAGGTGACGAACCCCTCGGCGGCGTTCCTCTCGGAGCGCGGCGAGGGCACGACTGGCTCGTCGGTGCTGGTGACGATGGAGGGGACGCGCCCGCTGCTGGTGGAGGTCCAGGCGCTGGCAAGCCGCAGCTCGCTGGCGGTGCCACGGCGGGCGGCGAACGGCATCGAGAACAATCGCCTGCTGCTGGTCTCGGCGGTGCTGGCGCGCCGGCTGGGCATCCCGCTCCACGATCAAGACCTGTACGTCAACGTGATCGGCGGCCTGCGGATCGACGAGCCGGCGGCCGACCTGGCCGTTGCGCTCTCGATTGTCTCCAGCTTCAAGGATCGGGAGGTCGATCCGCGCGCGGTGGTGGCAGGTGAGATCGGCCTGTCTGGCGAGCTGCGGAGCGTCGGGCAGTTGGAGATCCGCCTGCGCGAGGCCGCCAAACTCGGGTTCGAGCGGGCGGTGGTGCCGCGCTCGGCGTCGTTGCGGGAGATGAACGGCCTGGGCCTGGAGCTGATCCCGGCCTCGACGCTCCGCGAGGCGATCAACGCGGCGCTGCTGCCGTAGCGCAGTTCTTCCGAACTGGGCATTCTCAGCATCGCGAGCGGGGGGCTGCTGCTTGCTAGCCTGACTCCTGGCGATCACTACGGACGATCTTGCGTTGGCAGAAGATCGACAGTTGGTCCCGGTGCTTGGATGCGGCGAACTCGGGCATCGCTTGCAAGGCCGCAGAGCTGATTGATGGGCACCAACGCCGCCACCTGTGCGTATGGCACCAGGTCGCTAGCCGGATACCGTCGGACGGTCTGGAAGGCGAACCGCGTTGCCAGATCCCCTTCCTCACCAGCCAACTCAACGCTCACGCTGAGCGACTGACCTTGCAGGTGCAGCCGCTTGCCCTTTCTGAGTGGGAAGGCGTTGATGTAGCCCGCCATTGCGACAGGGTTCGACGACAGCACCACCTCAAGTAGCTCGATGTCCATCCATCCCAGCCTCTCCTGCTCTGGCGAGAGCGGCGAGTTCGGATCAGGTATCGGCGGCGGCCACGGGAGCTCAGACGGAATGGTCCTGGGCCGATCACCACCCCAGTTTATGGGCCAACGGCCATGTCGCATCGCCCGAACGGTCCACGCGTAGGGTTGGCCTGGCTCCGTATACCCTGGTAGCTGCAACCGGACCACACGGGGGTCTTCCCCAATCATGCACACCGTATCGAGCCTCGCGAACGTGTAGAAGCGGTTCATCAGACCGCTTCCAGGATCACGCGGCGGATACCAGTCTAGGGCGACCCGGTCGACCACTGACAGATCGTACTGTTGCAGGAAGTCGCCGATGTCGTCTGGCATCTCCAGCCGGATCAGCACGCGATCTTTGTCATTGTTCAAGCGGATCATTCGCGGTAGCGGCGGCTGGTCACGCTCCCATTGTGGCCTGATCCCGATGC is drawn from Chloroflexota bacterium and contains these coding sequences:
- the radA gene encoding DNA repair protein RadA, yielding MAKARTEYVCKACGAKAVRWSGRCAECEGWNTLEERVVRTVAPAATAVRPRAAASPGAPGGSTRPLRLHEIDVADFDRLAVGIDEFGRVLGGGIVPGSLVLIGGDPGVGKSTLLAQVCNAVAERNGPVLYISGEESLAQIGLRARRLGLAANDLLFVSETDLGTILETIENAQASMVVVDSIQSIHSADVESSPGSVSQLRECTLRLMQLAKGSGVSVFLIGHVTKEGALAGPKMLEHMVDTVLYLEGERYHAYRLLRGTKNRFGPTHEVGVFEMRGEGMVEVTNPSAAFLSERGEGTTGSSVLVTMEGTRPLLVEVQALASRSSLAVPRRAANGIENNRLLLVSAVLARRLGIPLHDQDLYVNVIGGLRIDEPAADLAVALSIVSSFKDREVDPRAVVAGEIGLSGELRSVGQLEIRLREAAKLGFERAVVPRSASLREMNGLGLELIPASTLREAINAALLP